In the Gemmatimonadales bacterium genome, one interval contains:
- a CDS encoding pyridoxamine 5'-phosphate oxidase family protein, with translation MVHARGYDSDRIYASVVRILDTNALCAMATRSESGALHISTAFFCFSPDIVLYFLSHPDSLHCQNLARTAQMAVAVFDSSQEWGDPHSGLQLHGRAGLTDPDASREARGLYGVRFPRYREVMHHALELPFPDSGFRDLKFYRFVPQRAQILDEWEFGEEVFIGATVLR, from the coding sequence ATGGTTCACGCGCGTGGCTACGACAGCGACCGGATCTACGCCTCCGTGGTCCGCATTCTCGACACGAACGCGCTGTGTGCCATGGCGACGCGCAGCGAGTCGGGCGCCCTGCACATCAGTACGGCCTTCTTTTGCTTCAGCCCTGACATCGTCCTCTACTTTCTCTCGCACCCCGATTCTCTCCATTGCCAGAATCTCGCCCGCACCGCGCAAATGGCAGTCGCGGTCTTCGATAGCAGCCAGGAGTGGGGCGATCCGCACAGTGGGCTCCAACTCCACGGCCGCGCGGGTCTCACCGATCCCGACGCGAGCCGTGAAGCCCGCGGACTCTACGGGGTGCGCTTTCCGCGCTACCGGGAGGTCATGCACCACGCCCTCGAGCTGCCCTTTCCGGACTCCGGCTTCCGAGATCTCAAGTTCTATCGATTCGTGCCGCAACGAGCGCAGATTCTGGACGAGTGGGAATTCGGGGAGGAGGTGTTCATAGGAGCCACGGTTCTCCGATGA
- a CDS encoding CBS domain-containing protein — protein MTVGELMQRNVRTVRSEATVAEAIVALADAHISGMPVVDGSGRVIGVLSTTDLLTAEAETDDPAARQSLWENTAVRELMTPRPFTVGPGEDIRAAARQMLYADVHRLFIAEGDQVVGVISTTDIVRAVATGRV, from the coding sequence ATGACAGTCGGCGAGCTCATGCAGCGCAACGTCAGGACAGTCCGGAGTGAGGCCACTGTCGCCGAGGCGATCGTGGCGCTGGCGGACGCGCATATCTCGGGCATGCCGGTGGTGGATGGAAGCGGGAGAGTGATCGGCGTCCTCTCGACCACCGACCTGCTGACGGCGGAGGCCGAGACAGACGATCCGGCGGCTCGCCAGTCGCTGTGGGAGAATACGGCGGTGCGGGAGCTCATGACACCTCGCCCGTTCACCGTCGGGCCAGGCGAAGACATTCGAGCCGCCGCGCGCCAGATGCTGTACGCCGACGTGCATCGTCTTTTCATTGCCGAGGGCGACCAAGTAGTCGGAGTCATTTCAACGACGGACATTGTCCGCGCAGTCGCCACCGGCAGGGTGTGA